One genomic segment of Bradyrhizobium diazoefficiens includes these proteins:
- the gltA gene encoding citrate synthase, which translates to MDANSSNKTATLTVGNKNFDLPIHSGSVGPDVIDIGKLYGQSGLFTYDPGFTSTASCQSKITYIDGDAGVLEYRGYPIEQLAENGDFLETCYLLLFGELPSAAQKQDFDDRVIHHTMVHEQMARFFQGFRRDAHPMAIMVAAVGALAAFYHDSTDINDPKQRMIASMRMIAKIPTLAAMAYKYTVGQPFVYPKNSLKFAENFLHMCFAVPCEDYKINPVLADALDKIFILHADHEQNASTSTVRIAGSSGANPFACIAAGIACLWGPAHGGANEAALAMLSEIGTVDKIPEFIAKVKDKNSEVRLMGFGHRVYKNYDPRAKIMQKMCHAVLKETGHGDDPMLKVAMELEKIALSDQYFIDRKLYPNVDFYSGITLKAMGFPVSMFTVLFAVARTVGWISQWSEMIEDPHQKIGRPRQLYTGVTRRDYVAIKDRK; encoded by the coding sequence ATGGACGCAAACTCGAGCAATAAGACCGCCACGCTGACGGTCGGAAACAAGAACTTCGATCTCCCGATCCACAGCGGCAGCGTCGGGCCTGATGTCATCGATATCGGCAAGCTCTACGGCCAGTCCGGCCTGTTCACCTACGATCCGGGCTTCACCTCCACCGCGAGCTGCCAGTCCAAGATCACCTATATCGACGGCGACGCCGGCGTTCTCGAATACCGCGGCTACCCGATCGAGCAGCTCGCCGAGAACGGCGACTTCCTCGAGACCTGCTATCTCCTGCTGTTCGGCGAGCTGCCGAGCGCCGCGCAGAAGCAGGATTTCGACGACCGCGTGATCCATCACACGATGGTGCACGAGCAGATGGCCCGCTTCTTCCAGGGCTTCCGCCGCGACGCCCATCCGATGGCGATCATGGTGGCCGCGGTCGGCGCGCTCGCCGCTTTCTATCACGATTCCACCGACATCAACGATCCGAAGCAGCGCATGATCGCTTCCATGCGCATGATCGCGAAGATCCCGACGCTGGCGGCGATGGCCTACAAATACACCGTCGGCCAGCCCTTCGTGTACCCGAAGAACTCGCTGAAGTTCGCCGAGAACTTCCTGCACATGTGCTTCGCCGTGCCGTGCGAGGACTACAAGATCAACCCGGTGCTCGCCGACGCGCTGGACAAGATCTTCATCCTGCACGCCGACCATGAGCAGAACGCCTCGACCTCGACGGTGCGCATCGCCGGCTCTTCCGGCGCCAACCCGTTCGCCTGCATCGCGGCCGGCATCGCCTGCCTCTGGGGCCCGGCGCACGGCGGCGCCAACGAAGCCGCGCTCGCGATGCTCTCCGAGATCGGCACCGTGGACAAGATTCCCGAGTTCATCGCTAAGGTGAAGGACAAGAACTCCGAAGTCCGTCTGATGGGCTTCGGTCATCGCGTCTACAAGAACTACGATCCGCGCGCCAAGATCATGCAGAAGATGTGTCACGCCGTGCTCAAGGAGACCGGCCACGGCGACGACCCGATGCTGAAGGTGGCGATGGAACTCGAGAAGATCGCGCTCAGCGACCAGTACTTCATCGATCGCAAGCTGTACCCGAACGTCGACTTCTATTCGGGCATCACGTTGAAGGCGATGGGCTTCCCGGTCTCGATGTTCACCGTGCTGTTCGCGGTCGCCCGCACCGTCGGCTGGATCAGTCAGTGGAGCGAGATGATCGAGGACCCGCATCAGAAGATCGGCCGTCCGCGGCAGCTCTACACCGGCGTCACCCGCCGCGACTACGTCGCGATCAAGGATCGGAAGTAA
- the gltX gene encoding glutamate--tRNA ligase — MTDPVVTRFAPSPTGFLHIGGARTALFNWLYAKKHGGKMLLRIEDTDRERSTEAAIGAILDGLRWLELGWDGDVIYQFNRAARHREVAEQLLADGKAYRCYATAEELAAMREKARAEGRTRLYDGMWRDRDPAMAPSDVRPTIRLRAPQTGETVIEDQVQGRVVWQNENLDDLVLLRGDGNPTYMLAVVVDDHDMGVTHVIRGDDHLINAARQKQIYDAMGWALPSMSHIPLIHGPDGSKLSKRHGALGVDAYRAMGYLPAALRNYLVRLGWSHGDQEIFSTEEMIAAFDLTSVGRAAARFDFAKLESLNGHYIRHADDQSLVKAFEDVLDHVVPSRDDIKAKLNDTTRAQLLKAMPALKERAKTLIELIDGAYFIFADRPLQLDPKAAALLTGENRKLIGQLHSALENVQTWSGAATEAALRAFAEEKGLKLGAVAQPLRAALTGRTTSPGIFEVLDVLGREESLARLKDLATT, encoded by the coding sequence ATGACCGATCCCGTCGTCACCCGCTTTGCCCCTTCGCCGACCGGCTTCCTCCATATCGGGGGCGCCCGCACGGCGCTATTCAACTGGCTCTATGCGAAGAAGCACGGTGGCAAGATGCTGCTCCGGATCGAGGACACCGATCGCGAGCGCTCCACCGAGGCTGCGATCGGCGCGATTCTGGACGGCTTGAGGTGGCTGGAGCTCGGCTGGGATGGCGATGTCATCTACCAGTTCAACCGCGCCGCCCGTCACCGCGAGGTCGCCGAGCAGCTGCTCGCCGACGGCAAGGCCTACCGCTGCTACGCCACCGCCGAGGAGCTCGCCGCCATGCGCGAGAAGGCGCGAGCTGAGGGCCGCACACGCCTCTATGACGGCATGTGGCGCGACCGCGACCCAGCGATGGCACCTTCCGACGTCAGGCCGACCATCCGCCTGCGCGCGCCGCAGACCGGCGAAACCGTGATCGAGGACCAGGTCCAGGGCCGCGTGGTCTGGCAGAACGAGAACCTCGACGACCTCGTGCTGTTGCGCGGCGATGGCAACCCGACCTACATGCTCGCGGTGGTAGTCGACGACCACGACATGGGCGTCACCCATGTCATCCGCGGCGATGACCATCTGATCAACGCCGCCCGCCAGAAGCAGATCTACGATGCGATGGGCTGGGCGCTGCCGAGCATGTCGCACATCCCTCTCATCCACGGCCCGGACGGCTCGAAACTGTCCAAGCGGCATGGCGCGCTCGGCGTCGATGCCTACCGCGCCATGGGATACCTGCCGGCCGCGCTCCGCAACTATCTCGTCCGCCTCGGCTGGAGCCATGGTGACCAGGAGATCTTCTCGACCGAGGAGATGATCGCGGCGTTCGACCTCACCAGCGTCGGCCGCGCCGCGGCGCGGTTCGATTTCGCCAAGCTGGAAAGCCTCAACGGCCACTACATCCGCCACGCCGACGATCAATCGCTCGTGAAGGCATTCGAGGACGTGCTCGACCACGTCGTGCCCAGCCGCGACGACATCAAGGCCAAGTTGAACGACACCACGCGCGCGCAGCTGCTCAAGGCCATGCCGGCCCTGAAGGAGCGCGCCAAGACGCTGATCGAGCTGATCGACGGCGCCTATTTCATCTTCGCCGACCGGCCGTTGCAGCTCGATCCCAAGGCGGCCGCCTTGCTGACGGGCGAAAACCGCAAGCTGATCGGCCAGCTTCATTCCGCGCTGGAGAATGTCCAGACCTGGAGCGGCGCCGCGACGGAAGCTGCGCTGCGCGCCTTTGCCGAGGAAAAAGGTCTCAAGCTCGGCGCGGTCGCCCAGCCGTTGCGGGCGGCGCTGACGGGCCGGACGACATCACCTGGCATATTTGAGGTTTTGGACGTGCTGGGACGCGAGGAAAGCCTGGCCCGGCTTAAGGATCTGGCTACGACGTAA
- a CDS encoding carbohydrate ABC transporter permease, with product MTLAVSTRPGPPAASDMVRRLPEVLAIWVPLLLSAAHLIAFSLWTIWISFTPSTLVPVTGWVGLRNYTAVAASRNWQIALDNLLLFGSTFVLLSLATGLILAILLDQRIRGENLLRSIFLYPLAVSFVVTGTVWSWLLNPGLGIQKLVHDLGWTSFRFDWLIDRDMAIWTIVIAAIWQSSGFAMALFLAGLRSVDADLIKAAQIDGAGPIRMYRRVILPTLWPITITVIVIQLQFAISTFDLVRALTNGGPGIATQLPALVVYDLMFQRSLLGRGAAAAVLMLLILLAVLLPYWAWRYVQRRRAIHA from the coding sequence TTGACCCTCGCCGTCTCGACAAGACCGGGCCCGCCGGCGGCTTCCGACATGGTCCGCCGGCTGCCCGAAGTTCTGGCGATCTGGGTGCCGCTGCTGTTGTCCGCCGCGCACCTCATCGCGTTTTCACTGTGGACGATCTGGATCTCGTTCACGCCCTCCACTCTGGTCCCTGTTACGGGCTGGGTGGGCTTGCGCAACTATACGGCGGTCGCGGCATCGCGGAACTGGCAGATCGCCCTCGACAATTTGCTGCTGTTTGGCAGCACCTTCGTGTTGCTCAGCCTGGCGACCGGCCTCATCCTTGCCATCCTGCTCGATCAGCGCATTCGCGGCGAGAACCTGCTGCGATCGATCTTCCTCTACCCGCTGGCGGTGTCCTTCGTGGTCACCGGCACGGTCTGGAGCTGGCTGCTCAATCCTGGCTTGGGAATCCAGAAGCTGGTCCACGATCTCGGCTGGACGTCCTTCCGGTTTGATTGGCTGATCGACCGCGACATGGCGATCTGGACCATTGTCATCGCTGCAATCTGGCAATCCTCGGGTTTCGCCATGGCGCTGTTCCTCGCCGGCCTCCGCTCCGTCGATGCCGACCTGATCAAGGCCGCACAGATCGACGGCGCCGGACCTATCAGGATGTACCGGCGCGTCATCCTGCCGACGCTTTGGCCGATCACCATCACGGTCATCGTCATCCAGTTGCAGTTCGCGATCTCGACCTTCGACCTCGTCCGCGCGCTCACCAATGGCGGGCCAGGAATTGCGACCCAGCTGCCGGCCCTCGTCGTCTATGACCTGATGTTCCAGCGCAGCCTGCTCGGACGCGGTGCGGCGGCGGCAGTCCTCATGTTGCTCATTCTTCTTGCGGTGCTGCTGCCCTATTGGGCGTGGCGTTATGTCCAGCGGCGGCGGGCGATCCATGCGTGA
- a CDS encoding glutathione S-transferase family protein → MRAEHLGCQAFVGSMPRLVVVRGSKSGAFEVAAMAVSAVGEDDRASNQARARSLPMARYRLHCVGASGNSYKVALFLNCAGLAWEPVGVDFAGGETRDPTWRATTNEMGEIPVLAVDGRRLSQSGAILEWLADTHSVFGPSSAEERFETARWLLFDNHRLTGSFAAHRVLHSMTPEPSHPDVLAYMRARAHGALSIVEKHLADRRFMLSDQPTIVDFSLVGYLYYPTEETGFDLAAAFPAINAWRGRIAALSGWKPPYEMMPVGRSLPVFRTTATQTKTAPSCDGAVP, encoded by the coding sequence TTGCGCGCGGAGCATCTGGGCTGTCAAGCGTTTGTCGGCTCGATGCCTCGACTTGTTGTTGTGCGCGGCAGCAAATCGGGCGCATTCGAGGTTGCTGCCATGGCGGTGTCAGCAGTCGGGGAAGATGATCGAGCCAGCAATCAAGCACGTGCGAGGTCTCTCCCAATGGCGCGATATCGACTGCATTGCGTGGGCGCATCCGGCAATTCGTACAAGGTTGCGCTGTTTCTCAACTGTGCAGGGCTCGCTTGGGAGCCGGTCGGCGTCGACTTTGCCGGCGGTGAGACCCGCGATCCTACGTGGCGCGCTACGACCAATGAGATGGGCGAGATCCCGGTGCTCGCGGTGGATGGCCGGCGCCTCAGCCAGTCAGGCGCAATCCTGGAATGGCTTGCCGATACCCACAGTGTGTTCGGTCCGTCGAGTGCAGAGGAGAGATTCGAGACTGCACGCTGGCTGCTGTTTGATAACCACCGCCTCACCGGGAGCTTTGCGGCGCACCGCGTTCTCCACTCCATGACGCCAGAGCCGTCGCATCCGGACGTGCTGGCCTACATGCGGGCGCGGGCGCATGGCGCGCTCTCGATCGTCGAGAAGCATCTCGCTGATCGCCGCTTCATGCTGAGCGACCAGCCGACGATCGTCGATTTTTCGCTGGTTGGGTATCTGTACTACCCGACCGAGGAAACGGGTTTCGATCTTGCCGCGGCGTTTCCGGCGATCAATGCCTGGCGCGGGCGGATTGCCGCGTTGTCGGGCTGGAAGCCGCCTTATGAGATGATGCCGGTAGGACGGTCGTTGCCGGTTTTTCGTACGACAGCGACGCAAACAAAAACGGCGCCATCTTGCGATGGCGCCGTTCCGTAG
- a CDS encoding ABC transporter ATP-binding protein: MTALSIRALSKRYANLEVLKGIDLDIESGEFTVLVGPSGCGKSTLLNIVAGLDRASAGTVEIGGRVVNDVPPKDRDIAMVFQSYALYPSMTVRQNITFGMECRHVPKAEQEKAVANVAKLLQIEPLLGRKPAQLSGGQRQRVAMGRALVRDPLLFLFDEPLSNLDAKLRVEMRMEIKRLHQRVGATIIYVTHDQIEAMTMATRIAVMHQGSVQQFADPDTVYRYPANLFVARFMGSPPMNTMPARLEADNSRLVAVIGSGRPDEVRLRLQSYDAAAPYVGRAVVLGIRPECIAEGGRVFSAEAPILVNAPVEMVEPTGAETIVLLRLGGEPAQARISPDVRPAPGAVAPFALDTRRICLFDPETERLIA, from the coding sequence ATGACAGCACTGAGCATTCGCGCCCTGTCGAAGCGCTACGCCAATCTGGAGGTGCTGAAGGGCATCGACCTCGACATCGAGAGCGGCGAGTTCACCGTGCTGGTCGGGCCGTCGGGCTGCGGCAAGTCCACGCTGCTCAACATCGTCGCCGGGCTCGACCGCGCCAGCGCCGGCACTGTCGAAATCGGCGGACGCGTCGTCAACGACGTCCCGCCCAAGGACCGCGACATCGCCATGGTGTTCCAGTCCTACGCGCTCTATCCGTCGATGACGGTGCGCCAGAACATCACCTTCGGCATGGAATGCCGTCACGTGCCGAAGGCGGAGCAGGAGAAGGCGGTCGCAAACGTCGCAAAACTGCTCCAGATCGAGCCGCTGCTCGGCCGCAAGCCGGCGCAGCTGTCCGGCGGCCAGCGCCAGCGCGTGGCGATGGGCCGGGCGCTGGTGCGCGATCCCCTGCTGTTCCTGTTCGACGAGCCGCTCTCCAACCTCGATGCAAAACTGCGCGTCGAGATGCGGATGGAGATCAAGCGGCTGCACCAGCGCGTCGGCGCTACCATCATCTATGTCACCCACGACCAGATCGAGGCGATGACGATGGCGACGCGGATCGCCGTGATGCATCAGGGCAGCGTGCAGCAGTTCGCCGACCCTGATACCGTGTACCGCTATCCTGCCAATCTGTTCGTCGCCCGCTTCATGGGCTCGCCGCCGATGAACACGATGCCGGCGCGGCTTGAGGCAGATAACAGCAGGCTGGTGGCCGTGATCGGCTCTGGGCGGCCGGACGAAGTTCGTCTGCGCCTGCAGAGCTATGACGCGGCCGCTCCCTATGTCGGCCGCGCGGTGGTACTTGGCATCAGGCCGGAATGCATCGCCGAGGGCGGCCGCGTGTTTTCCGCCGAGGCCCCCATCCTCGTCAACGCACCGGTGGAGATGGTCGAGCCCACCGGGGCCGAGACCATCGTGCTGCTGCGGCTCGGCGGCGAGCCCGCGCAAGCGCGCATCTCGCCGGACGTCCGCCCCGCGCCGGGCGCCGTGGCGCCCTTCGCGCTCGACACCCGCCGCATTTGCCTGTTCGACCCCGAGACGGAGCGACTGATCGCATGA
- a CDS encoding carbohydrate ABC transporter permease, whose protein sequence is MRERTLAPSRILIYLVVSLIAVAWLAPLAVVVLNSLRSNEEIAQGSMIGWPQHLAWSNYAVAWSGFCVAETCAGIRPYMLNSALVTIPATIFSTLLGAVAGYAVSLWRFRGDSWIYGIVTLGIFLPQQMRLLPWTIVLRDTGLMNTLTGLVLIHTIQGLSFTTLFCRNYYVAIPQELIRAARIDGAGFFRIFWRIILPLSPPILVVTVIWQFTHIWNEFLYGVTFTTGQQQPVTAALIALSAAVADIPQHGVQSAAVMIAALPTLLIYLIGGKYFVRGLTAGAVK, encoded by the coding sequence ATGCGTGAGCGAACCTTGGCCCCAAGCCGGATTCTGATCTATCTCGTCGTCTCGCTGATCGCTGTCGCGTGGCTCGCGCCGTTGGCGGTCGTCGTGCTGAACTCGCTGCGTAGCAACGAGGAGATCGCGCAGGGCTCGATGATCGGCTGGCCGCAGCACCTGGCGTGGAGCAACTATGCCGTCGCCTGGAGCGGTTTCTGCGTCGCCGAGACCTGCGCCGGCATTCGGCCATACATGCTGAACTCCGCGCTCGTGACCATCCCGGCGACGATCTTCTCCACCCTGCTCGGTGCGGTCGCAGGTTACGCGGTGTCGCTCTGGCGCTTTCGCGGCGACAGCTGGATTTACGGTATCGTCACGCTCGGCATCTTCCTGCCCCAGCAGATGCGTTTGCTGCCCTGGACCATCGTGCTGCGCGATACGGGGTTGATGAACACGCTGACCGGCCTGGTCCTGATCCACACGATCCAGGGGCTCTCCTTCACGACATTGTTCTGCCGGAACTACTACGTTGCGATCCCGCAGGAGTTGATCAGAGCCGCGCGCATCGACGGCGCCGGGTTCTTTCGCATCTTCTGGCGCATCATCCTGCCGCTCTCGCCGCCGATCCTGGTCGTCACCGTGATCTGGCAGTTTACGCATATCTGGAACGAATTCCTTTATGGCGTGACATTCACGACCGGTCAGCAGCAGCCGGTCACCGCCGCGCTGATCGCGCTCTCCGCCGCGGTCGCCGATATCCCGCAGCATGGCGTGCAGAGCGCCGCGGTGATGATCGCCGCCTTGCCGACCCTGCTGATCTATCTGATCGGCGGCAAGTACTTCGTACGCGGCCTCACCGCAGGCGCAGTGAAATGA
- a CDS encoding ROK family transcriptional regulator yields the protein MEMPEQPRSRRQTRAAILTHLLQSGGSFRPPLAKAVRLSEASLSRILFDLKAEGLIEEVRRPAPYVGGPTGLVSLDSAVALGGLELTGQWLSVGVGGMTGAMHYTERVPLPEKPTVETVGRVFREALTLLRDWTRRRRITLAQIGITIPGLGRLSEFGNPIIPCDIGRISNMCGEMFADVPVEFTNSVVAHAIFHRCRMEDYPFSGAHLFVFVGQGVAGAWMDDPIEQDAQQPVELGHMVFGADGPRCRCGHHGCVEAYTSLPALAELLRTTETELLQLGSEWVTTIPLTARVRQELRQRLFRLGLAIGNTLNVKPCRGVVISGWPSALTEDDRKAVIDGIDACLLGGRKLAQVSLAFVPPSNGNDPQAALAFAAFCLASRGGMPAASTEAA from the coding sequence ATGGAAATGCCGGAGCAGCCGAGAAGTCGGCGGCAGACGCGCGCTGCCATTTTGACTCATCTCCTTCAGTCCGGCGGCTCATTCCGGCCGCCGCTGGCCAAGGCCGTGCGCCTGTCGGAAGCGAGCCTGTCGCGCATCCTGTTCGACCTGAAGGCCGAAGGCCTGATCGAGGAAGTGCGGCGCCCTGCCCCTTACGTCGGCGGCCCGACGGGCCTCGTGTCGCTCGACAGCGCGGTCGCGCTTGGGGGGCTCGAGCTGACCGGCCAGTGGCTCAGCGTCGGCGTCGGCGGCATGACCGGCGCAATGCACTACACCGAGCGCGTGCCGCTGCCGGAAAAGCCGACCGTCGAGACCGTCGGCCGGGTGTTCCGCGAGGCGCTGACCCTGCTGCGCGACTGGACGCGCCGCCGCCGCATCACGCTTGCGCAGATCGGCATCACCATTCCCGGCCTCGGCCGGCTCAGCGAGTTCGGCAATCCTATCATTCCCTGCGACATCGGACGGATCAGCAACATGTGCGGCGAGATGTTTGCGGACGTTCCGGTCGAGTTCACCAATTCGGTAGTGGCGCATGCCATTTTTCACCGCTGCCGCATGGAAGACTATCCATTCAGCGGCGCGCATCTGTTCGTCTTCGTCGGCCAGGGCGTCGCGGGCGCCTGGATGGACGATCCGATCGAGCAGGATGCGCAGCAGCCGGTCGAGCTCGGTCACATGGTGTTCGGTGCGGACGGACCGCGGTGCCGCTGCGGCCATCACGGCTGCGTCGAAGCCTATACGTCGCTGCCGGCGTTGGCCGAGCTTCTGCGCACCACCGAAACTGAATTGCTCCAGCTCGGCAGTGAATGGGTGACCACGATCCCGCTCACAGCGCGGGTGCGCCAGGAATTACGGCAGCGGCTGTTCAGGCTCGGCCTCGCCATCGGCAACACATTGAACGTCAAGCCATGCCGCGGGGTTGTCATCAGCGGATGGCCATCGGCCCTCACTGAAGACGATCGAAAGGCGGTCATCGACGGGATCGACGCCTGTCTCTTGGGCGGCCGGAAGCTGGCGCAGGTGTCGCTCGCCTTCGTCCCGCCATCGAACGGCAACGATCCGCAAGCCGCCCTCGCCTTCGCCGCCTTCTGTCTCGCCAGCCGCGGCGGAATGCCCGCGGCATCGACGGAGGCCGCCTGA
- a CDS encoding glutamine--tRNA ligase/YqeY domain fusion protein has translation MTEPVANEVGRDFIRDIVQADLDQGKYTEIVTRFPPEPNGYLHIGHAKSIALNFGIAQEFPGRCHLRFDDTNPVKEEQEYIDAIQADVRWLGFDWGKNLFFASDYFDRLYEWAEQLIRDGLAYVDDQTQEEIRLSRGTLIEPGKNSPFRDRSVEENLDLFRRMKAGEFGNGARVLRAKIDMASPNINLRDPVMYRILHAHHPRTGDKWSIYPSYDYAHGQSDAIEGITHSICTLEFEDHRPLYDWFIEKLPVPSEPHQYEFARLNLTYTLLSKRVLTQLVRDGHVAGWDDPRMPTMAGLRRRGVPPAAIREFVKRIGVAKANSVVDVGMLEFCIREELNRTAQRRMAVLRPLKVVIENYAEGQTETLEAINHPDDPSAGTRKITFGRELFIEQDDFMENPPKKFFRLSPGNEVRLRYAYFVKCTGVIKNDKGEVVELRCTYDPATKGGNAPDGRKVKATMHWLPATNSVPAEIRIYNQLFANPNPDASNFAADLNPQSLEILSDARIEASVAESNATEPMQFERQGYFVRDKDSTPGKPVFSRTIGLRDTFAKEVAKG, from the coding sequence ATGACAGAACCGGTGGCGAACGAGGTTGGGCGCGATTTCATTCGCGATATCGTCCAGGCCGACCTCGATCAGGGGAAATACACGGAGATCGTGACCCGGTTCCCGCCGGAGCCGAACGGCTATCTGCATATCGGCCATGCCAAGTCGATCGCCCTCAACTTCGGCATTGCCCAGGAGTTTCCGGGCCGCTGCCACCTGCGCTTCGACGACACCAACCCGGTCAAGGAAGAGCAGGAATATATCGATGCGATCCAGGCCGACGTGCGCTGGCTCGGCTTCGACTGGGGCAAGAACCTGTTCTTCGCCTCCGACTATTTCGACCGCCTGTATGAATGGGCGGAGCAGCTGATCCGCGACGGTCTTGCCTATGTCGATGACCAGACCCAGGAGGAGATCCGCCTCTCGCGCGGCACGCTGATCGAGCCCGGCAAGAACTCGCCGTTCCGCGACCGCTCGGTCGAGGAGAATCTCGACCTGTTCCGCCGCATGAAGGCGGGCGAATTCGGCAACGGCGCGCGCGTGCTGCGGGCCAAGATCGACATGGCTTCGCCGAATATCAACCTGCGCGATCCCGTGATGTACCGCATCCTGCATGCGCATCATCCGCGCACCGGCGACAAATGGAGCATCTATCCGAGCTACGATTATGCTCACGGCCAGTCGGATGCCATTGAGGGCATCACGCACTCGATCTGCACGCTGGAGTTCGAGGACCACCGGCCGCTCTACGACTGGTTCATCGAAAAGCTGCCGGTGCCGTCAGAGCCGCACCAGTACGAGTTTGCGCGACTCAATTTGACCTACACGCTGCTGTCGAAGCGCGTGCTGACCCAGCTCGTCCGCGACGGTCATGTCGCCGGCTGGGACGATCCGCGCATGCCGACCATGGCGGGCCTGCGCCGGCGCGGTGTGCCGCCAGCGGCAATTCGCGAATTCGTCAAGCGCATCGGCGTCGCCAAAGCCAACAGCGTGGTCGACGTCGGCATGCTGGAGTTCTGCATCCGCGAGGAGCTGAACCGCACCGCGCAGCGCCGCATGGCGGTCTTGAGGCCGCTCAAGGTCGTGATCGAGAACTATGCGGAAGGGCAGACCGAGACGCTCGAGGCGATCAATCACCCCGACGATCCCTCGGCCGGTACGCGGAAAATCACGTTCGGCCGCGAGCTCTTTATCGAGCAGGACGACTTCATGGAGAACCCGCCGAAGAAGTTCTTCCGCCTGTCGCCGGGCAACGAGGTGCGGCTGCGCTATGCCTATTTCGTCAAGTGCACCGGCGTGATCAAGAACGATAAGGGCGAAGTGGTGGAGCTGCGCTGCACCTACGATCCCGCGACCAAAGGCGGCAACGCGCCCGACGGCCGCAAGGTCAAGGCGACCATGCACTGGCTGCCGGCGACAAATTCCGTGCCCGCGGAGATCCGCATCTACAACCAGCTGTTCGCCAATCCGAACCCGGACGCTTCAAACTTCGCCGCAGACCTCAACCCGCAGTCGCTGGAGATCCTCAGTGACGCCCGGATCGAGGCATCGGTTGCCGAGAGCAATGCGACCGAGCCGATGCAGTTCGAGCGCCAGGGCTATTTCGTTCGGGATAAGGATTCGACGCCCGGCAAGCCGGTGTTTTCGCGGACCATCGGCCTGCGCGACACCTTTGCCAAGGAAGTGGCGAAAGGTTGA
- a CDS encoding ABC transporter substrate-binding protein, which yields MPITTTRRRLLAGSVAALALPAFARAQGAVKPRLTAISQWSAGSDGAAITALGKKFEEKGGVWQHSPVPGFTTEMMNKLRAQIIAGDPPACSQLKGPEIAAWSKIAPTVDLDALVAAAGYEKVVAPDLAKLHKPAGKWIALPLQIYSTNMLFLSKRAMDKAKADKIPVTWADFNDLAEKMKSGGGVAYPVANGGTRPDDGQKFEAALAGISPAVYRAAIMNLDEKALKASEIKAAFAQVRKIADWMDPNVGAQHFSTNLKRFIDGDMGMMIMGGWAQGVLRNAGFKFEDFTIAPGPSDNGKPVFLLNADAFIFWQRKEADLQAGQTLMAQLVMDPAIQTMYSQITGSIPVRTDVDLSGEGWSDGQRRTAAALKDAIASNQAVLSLAHNMAQENGMTAAMIDVITEFVKNRTIKPDQAATRLADAVEGAR from the coding sequence ATGCCGATCACGACAACAAGGCGCCGTCTGCTCGCAGGATCTGTGGCCGCACTCGCGCTGCCGGCCTTTGCCCGCGCGCAAGGCGCGGTCAAGCCGCGCCTGACCGCGATCTCGCAATGGTCCGCAGGCAGCGATGGCGCGGCCATCACGGCGCTCGGCAAGAAATTCGAGGAGAAGGGCGGCGTCTGGCAGCACTCGCCCGTCCCCGGCTTCACCACGGAGATGATGAACAAGCTGCGTGCCCAGATCATCGCCGGCGATCCGCCGGCCTGCTCGCAGCTCAAGGGCCCCGAGATCGCGGCTTGGTCGAAGATCGCCCCGACCGTCGATCTTGACGCACTCGTCGCTGCCGCCGGTTACGAAAAGGTCGTTGCGCCAGATCTTGCAAAATTGCACAAGCCGGCCGGCAAGTGGATCGCGCTGCCGCTGCAGATCTACAGCACCAATATGCTGTTTCTGTCCAAGCGCGCGATGGACAAGGCCAAGGCCGACAAAATCCCCGTCACCTGGGCCGATTTCAATGATCTCGCCGAGAAGATGAAATCAGGCGGCGGCGTCGCCTATCCTGTCGCCAACGGCGGCACCCGCCCCGATGACGGACAGAAGTTCGAGGCCGCCCTGGCGGGCATCAGTCCCGCCGTATACCGCGCGGCCATCATGAATCTGGACGAGAAGGCCCTGAAGGCTTCCGAGATCAAGGCTGCGTTCGCGCAGGTCCGCAAGATCGCCGACTGGATGGATCCCAATGTCGGCGCCCAGCACTTTTCGACCAATCTGAAGCGCTTCATCGATGGCGACATGGGCATGATGATCATGGGCGGCTGGGCACAGGGCGTGTTGCGCAACGCCGGTTTCAAGTTCGAGGACTTCACGATCGCCCCAGGCCCGAGCGACAACGGCAAGCCGGTCTTCCTGCTGAATGCGGATGCGTTCATCTTCTGGCAGCGCAAGGAGGCGGACCTGCAAGCCGGCCAGACGCTGATGGCCCAGCTCGTCATGGATCCGGCGATCCAGACGATGTATTCGCAAATCACGGGCTCGATCCCCGTGCGCACCGATGTCGATCTGTCTGGTGAAGGCTGGTCGGACGGTCAACGGCGGACCGCAGCAGCCTTGAAAGACGCGATCGCCAGCAATCAGGCCGTCCTCAGCCTTGCACACAACATGGCGCAGGAAAACGGCATGACCGCAGCGATGATCGACGTGATCACGGAGTTCGTGAAGAACAGGACGATCAAGCCCGACCAAGCGGCCACACGCCTCGCTGACGCCGTCGAGGGCGCACGTTGA